In Desulfobacterales bacterium, one DNA window encodes the following:
- a CDS encoding 4Fe-4S binding protein codes for MKNLPIQFVRKIIQYGFLAMIILIGVQFTLFVNQLEEGILPTITRPPGIEGFLPISSLISFKYWLVTGIFNPIHPSGLVIFLVILATAILLKRGFCSWVCPFGLLTEYLNRLHRFIFRKDVRVPHWLDYPLRSLKYLLLLFFVWAIIIKMNARDLDYFIYSPYNMVADIKMLLFFRDISAFAFWVLVALFVLSILIRNFWCRYLCPYGALLGVLSFISIFKIHRNEDTCTQCHQCTRSCPVDIKVHKTTGVLSDECHACLKCVAVCPEPNTLYISAAKRSGVLQPALYALVICLLFIGGSVIGRLTGHWQTSISNAEYSFHVAQLDTPFYQHNRGQVPVYNKKAWMLMMAKIKETQKPWRKGQRLKE; via the coding sequence ATGAAAAACTTACCCATACAATTCGTTCGTAAAATCATCCAATATGGTTTTCTGGCGATGATCATTTTGATCGGCGTGCAGTTTACCCTGTTTGTCAACCAGTTGGAAGAGGGCATTCTGCCGACCATCACTCGGCCGCCGGGCATCGAGGGGTTTTTGCCCATCAGCTCTCTGATCAGTTTTAAATACTGGCTGGTGACCGGCATTTTCAATCCCATCCACCCGTCCGGCCTGGTCATTTTTTTGGTGATCCTGGCGACCGCCATTTTGCTCAAGCGCGGTTTCTGCAGCTGGGTGTGCCCTTTTGGCCTGTTGACCGAGTATTTAAACCGGTTGCATCGCTTTATCTTCAGAAAAGACGTCCGCGTGCCTCACTGGCTGGACTACCCGCTGCGCAGTCTCAAATATTTGCTGCTGTTGTTTTTTGTCTGGGCCATCATTATCAAGATGAACGCCCGCGATCTGGACTATTTTATCTACAGCCCCTACAACATGGTAGCCGATATCAAGATGCTGCTCTTTTTCAGAGACATCTCCGCCTTTGCCTTCTGGGTGCTGGTGGCCTTGTTTGTTTTATCCATATTGATTCGCAATTTCTGGTGCCGTTATCTGTGCCCTTACGGGGCGCTTCTGGGTGTGCTCAGTTTTATCAGTATCTTTAAAATCCACCGCAACGAAGACACCTGCACCCAGTGCCACCAGTGCACGCGCAGCTGTCCGGTGGACATCAAGGTCCACAAAACCACCGGTGTGCTCTCCGATGAATGCCACGCCTGCTTAAAATGCGTGGCGGTCTGCCCGGAACCCAACACGCTCTATATTTCCGCTGCCAAAAGATCAGGTGTCCTACAGCCGGCCCTGTATGCCCTTGTCATCTGTTTGCTGTTTATCGGCGGATCGGTCATCGGTCGCTTAACCGGTCACTGGCAGACCAGCATCTCAAATGCCGAATATTCCTTTCATGTCGCCCAGCTAGACACCCCCTTTTACCAGCACAACCGCGGCCAGGTGCCGGTTTACAACAAAAAGGCCTGGATGCTGATGATGGCAAAAATCAAAGAGACCCAGAAACCCTGGCGCAAGGGGCAGCGCTTAAAGGAGTAG
- a CDS encoding bile acid:sodium symporter, translating to MWKYLTLINKNLIIAIPLMMAAGFVFGILFEAAFLKNLIIPFTFLMVYPMMVTLKIKKVFEGGDIKTQVLTQCINFGVVPFVAFGLGVLFFKNQPFMALGLLLAGLVPTSGMTISWTGFAKGNVAAAVKMTVIGLTLGSIATPFYVKFLMGANLDVNIAAVMKQIVLIVFLPMIAGYLTQQRLVKKVGVKEFQQRYAPRFPALSTIGVVGIVFIAIALKARGIASSPNMLFYILIPLSLIYTANYILSTTVGKWLLSREDAIALVYGSVMRNLSIALAIAINAFGAQGSSAALVIAIAYIIQVQSAAWYVKLTDTIFGKAPDAQGAFKNE from the coding sequence ATGTGGAAATATCTAACTCTGATCAACAAAAACCTGATCATCGCCATTCCACTGATGATGGCTGCCGGATTTGTTTTTGGAATTTTGTTTGAGGCAGCATTTCTGAAAAATCTGATCATTCCGTTCACTTTCCTGATGGTATATCCAATGATGGTTACGCTGAAAATCAAGAAGGTGTTTGAGGGAGGCGATATTAAAACCCAGGTGCTGACCCAGTGTATCAACTTCGGAGTTGTTCCCTTTGTCGCATTCGGACTCGGAGTTTTGTTTTTCAAAAACCAGCCTTTCATGGCACTTGGTCTCCTTCTGGCAGGACTTGTGCCGACCAGCGGTATGACCATATCCTGGACAGGTTTTGCAAAAGGAAATGTAGCGGCTGCGGTCAAAATGACAGTGATCGGTTTGACACTCGGCTCAATTGCAACGCCTTTTTACGTCAAATTCCTGATGGGCGCCAACCTTGACGTGAATATTGCGGCAGTTATGAAGCAGATCGTACTGATTGTGTTCCTGCCCATGATTGCCGGATACCTTACCCAGCAGCGCCTTGTGAAAAAGGTCGGCGTTAAAGAATTTCAGCAGCGATATGCACCCCGTTTCCCCGCGCTTTCAACCATCGGCGTCGTCGGGATTGTTTTTATCGCCATTGCCCTGAAAGCCAGGGGAATTGCCAGTTCACCCAATATGCTATTTTACATCCTGATTCCGCTTTCACTGATTTATACCGCCAACTATATCCTCAGTACAACCGTTGGTAAGTGGCTTCTTTCCAGAGAAGACGCCATTGCCCTGGTTTACGGCTCGGTGATGCGAAATCTCTCCATTGCGCTTGCAATTGCCATAAATGCTTTTGGAGCACAGGGTTCAAGTGCCGCCCTGGTTATTGCCATTGCCTACATTATTCAAGTGCAGTCTGCGGCCTGGTATGTGAAATTGACTGACACCATATTTGGCAAAGCCCCTGATGCACAGGGGGCTTTTAAAAATGAATAA